In a genomic window of Mucilaginibacter sp. KACC 22063:
- a CDS encoding response regulator transcription factor, producing MYNILLIEDDDRLATVIKRGLEESGYQLTVAYDGNLGERLAFQEKYDVIITDIILPKINGLDLCKHIKQQKPEVPVLMLTALGTTDDKVEGFDAGADDYLVKPFDFRELEVRVRALAKRQQPVSRSEIGGVLLIADLVMNTHTKNVHRNGKEITLTPKEFKLLEYMMRNRDRVLSRSEISEKVWETTFDTGTNFIDVYINYLRKKIDRDYDIKLIHTKPGMGFIFREEK from the coding sequence ATGTATAACATTCTGCTTATTGAAGACGACGACCGCCTGGCTACCGTAATTAAACGCGGGCTTGAAGAAAGTGGCTATCAGCTTACCGTAGCTTATGATGGGAATTTGGGAGAAAGACTCGCCTTTCAGGAAAAATACGATGTTATCATTACAGATATTATTCTCCCAAAGATTAATGGCCTTGATCTTTGCAAGCATATAAAGCAGCAAAAGCCGGAAGTGCCGGTACTTATGCTAACGGCCTTAGGAACTACTGATGATAAGGTGGAAGGTTTTGATGCAGGAGCCGATGATTACCTGGTTAAGCCATTCGATTTTCGTGAACTTGAAGTACGGGTGAGGGCGTTGGCAAAAAGGCAGCAGCCGGTAAGTCGGTCAGAAATTGGAGGTGTATTACTAATTGCCGATCTGGTGATGAATACACATACTAAAAATGTGCACCGTAACGGGAAGGAGATCACTTTAACCCCTAAAGAGTTTAAACTGCTCGAATACATGATGCGTAACCGCGACCGTGTTCTTTCCCGTTCGGAGATCAGCGAAAAGGTATGGGAAACCACCTTTGATACAGGTACCAATTTTATTGATGTATATATCAACTACCTGCGTAAAAAAATAGACCGCGATTACGATATTAAACTGATACATACTAAACCCGGTATGGGATTTATTTTCAGAGAAGAAAAATGA
- a CDS encoding efflux transporter outer membrane subunit, translating to MINPYKKQIITALSVGLLFASCVTKKYQQPALNTSNVYRDTTITDSTNIANLPVNQLFTDTVLQNLIAEGIRNNYDLKTAIQRINEAQANLRQAKLAYYPSLSGSAQVTRAKQSAAGLNFPPEFANSFNLTTTTYQLGLSASWEADIWGKMSSSKRAALASLLQSDAAKRAVQTQLISDIANNYYSLLAYDKQLAITEQTVKNRISDVETMKALKESAVVTGAAVVQSEANRYAAEVTIPDLKRSIRETENTLCILLARAPGTIKRTNLDDQKAYTNLLVGVPSQLLKNRPDVQEAEFAFRSAFENTNLARTYFYPSLTISGEGGVSALRVKSLFEHSIFYNVVGGLTQPIFNRGENKARLRTAQAQQIEAFYSFQKSFLTAGQEVSNALYAYQTAVEKESSRAKQLEALQKAVDYTKELLKYSSATNYTDVLTSEQSLLAAQLSSVNDNLQQLQSVVNLYRALGGGWKQ from the coding sequence ATGATCAATCCATATAAAAAGCAAATTATAACAGCCCTTTCGGTAGGGTTGTTATTTGCTTCGTGTGTTACAAAAAAGTACCAGCAGCCGGCGCTTAACACCAGCAATGTGTACCGCGATACCACGATAACCGATTCAACCAACATAGCTAACCTGCCGGTTAACCAGCTTTTTACAGATACCGTTCTGCAAAATCTTATTGCCGAAGGTATCCGTAACAACTACGACCTTAAAACGGCTATACAGCGTATTAATGAAGCACAGGCTAATTTACGCCAGGCAAAACTTGCTTATTACCCAAGTTTATCGGGTTCTGCACAAGTTACGAGGGCAAAGCAATCTGCAGCAGGGTTAAACTTTCCACCAGAGTTTGCCAATTCATTTAACTTAACCACCACTACCTATCAGCTTGGTTTATCGGCAAGCTGGGAGGCCGATATCTGGGGTAAAATGAGCAGCAGTAAACGTGCTGCCCTGGCCAGTTTGCTACAAAGCGATGCTGCAAAAAGAGCTGTGCAAACTCAATTAATTTCTGATATTGCTAATAATTATTACAGCCTGCTTGCCTACGACAAGCAACTGGCCATTACCGAGCAAACAGTAAAAAACCGAATTAGCGATGTAGAGACCATGAAAGCTTTAAAAGAAAGTGCTGTGGTTACGGGTGCTGCGGTTGTACAAAGCGAGGCTAACCGTTATGCTGCCGAGGTTACTATCCCCGATTTAAAACGCAGCATCCGCGAAACGGAGAACACCTTATGTATTCTGCTGGCACGGGCTCCGGGTACCATCAAACGCACCAACCTGGACGATCAGAAGGCTTATACTAACCTTTTGGTTGGCGTTCCATCTCAATTATTAAAAAACCGTCCGGATGTTCAGGAAGCAGAATTTGCGTTCAGGAGCGCGTTTGAGAATACTAATCTTGCACGCACCTACTTCTACCCTTCCTTAACCATAAGCGGAGAAGGCGGTGTTTCTGCATTAAGGGTAAAATCGTTGTTTGAGCATTCTATCTTTTACAACGTAGTTGGCGGTTTAACTCAGCCTATCTTTAACAGAGGAGAGAACAAAGCCAGATTACGCACTGCTCAGGCTCAACAGATAGAAGCATTTTACAGCTTCCAGAAATCGTTTCTTACTGCCGGACAGGAAGTGTCAAATGCTTTATATGCTTATCAAACTGCTGTTGAAAAAGAATCATCACGAGCAAAACAGTTAGAAGCTTTGCAAAAAGCTGTAGACTATACCAAAGAGTTGCTTAAATATAGCTCGGCTACTAATTATACCGATGTACTTACATCTGAGCAAAGCTTACTTGCGGCGCAGTTAAGCAGTGTTAATGACAATTTACAGCAACTACAGTCTGTAGTAAATCTTTACCGCGCACTTGGCGGCGGTTGGAAACAATAA
- a CDS encoding sensor histidine kinase, protein MTIRNRLTVLFTAGIAGLLLFFSLVIYWSLAKDREDEYYNLLHHTAITKANLLLDAKVTPSVLQLIYRNAENTLFQEEVAIYNTSFHLLYHDAVEIDKVKETPQMIHQIITDKEIRFYQGSLQVVGFLYRHKGQLYVITAAADDRQGYAKLNNLVYTLIITFFVVIILTYFASQFFALKALQPVADMVKKVEVITATNLDLRLNEGNGKDEITELAVTFNAMLNRLERSFDAQKEFVSNISHELRTPLTAMLTELQVTIEKERDNLFYKESIAHAISDGQKLVRLSNSLLDLAKANYDQTKISFRRVRLDEVLLDARSDVLHNHPSFKVNMVFEKDIDDEQQLTLMGNTYLLKVAMMNLIENGCKFSSGHECNVSISYNDTDSIIHVHDNGVGIAEADQQNIFNAFYRSESSQHLKGNGIGLSLSKKIIELHQGTINVHSVLGEGTTFTVKLPHQ, encoded by the coding sequence ATGACGATACGCAATCGTTTAACCGTTTTATTTACTGCTGGCATAGCGGGCCTTCTGCTGTTTTTTTCTCTTGTTATTTACTGGTCGCTGGCAAAAGACCGTGAAGACGAATATTATAATCTTCTGCATCATACCGCTATTACAAAGGCTAACCTGCTGCTTGATGCTAAGGTAACGCCATCGGTTTTACAACTGATCTACCGTAATGCAGAAAATACACTTTTCCAGGAAGAGGTGGCCATTTACAACACGTCTTTCCACCTGCTTTACCATGATGCGGTAGAAATTGATAAGGTGAAAGAAACACCCCAAATGATTCACCAGATAATTACCGATAAGGAGATCCGGTTTTATCAGGGTAGCTTACAGGTTGTGGGCTTTTTATACAGGCACAAAGGGCAGCTATATGTAATTACCGCAGCAGCAGATGACCGGCAAGGGTACGCCAAGCTCAACAATCTGGTCTACACGCTTATCATCACATTTTTTGTAGTAATCATCCTTACTTATTTTGCCAGCCAGTTTTTTGCGCTTAAAGCATTGCAGCCGGTTGCTGATATGGTAAAAAAGGTAGAGGTGATTACCGCTACTAATCTCGATCTGCGGTTGAACGAAGGTAATGGTAAGGACGAGATTACCGAACTGGCAGTAACATTTAACGCCATGCTTAACAGGCTGGAGCGTTCTTTTGATGCCCAAAAGGAGTTTGTATCGAATATATCGCACGAACTGCGTACCCCTTTAACGGCCATGTTGACCGAGTTGCAGGTAACCATAGAAAAAGAGCGCGATAACCTGTTTTATAAAGAGTCAATAGCGCATGCCATAAGTGATGGGCAAAAACTGGTCAGGCTTTCTAACAGCCTGCTGGATCTTGCAAAGGCTAATTATGACCAAACTAAGATCTCTTTCAGGCGGGTAAGGCTTGACGAAGTATTGCTTGATGCCCGCAGTGATGTTTTGCACAACCATCCATCATTCAAAGTCAATATGGTTTTTGAAAAAGATATTGACGATGAGCAGCAGCTTACCCTTATGGGGAACACTTATCTATTAAAGGTTGCCATGATGAACCTTATTGAGAATGGCTGTAAGTTTTCGTCCGGCCATGAATGTAATGTTTCCATCAGTTATAACGATACCGACAGTATTATTCACGTCCATGATAATGGTGTAGGCATTGCAGAAGCAGACCAGCAAAATATTTTTAACGCTTTTTACAGAAGCGAAAGCAGTCAGCATTTAAAGGGTAACGGGATAGGCCTTTCGCTGTCAAAAAAAATCATTGAACTTCACCAGGGTACCATTAATGTACATTCTGTATTAGGTGAGGGCACTACATTTACGGTAAAACTTCCGCACCAGTAA
- a CDS encoding efflux RND transporter permease subunit: MLRKFIERPVLSTVISVIIVILGILGLTSLPISEYPEIAPPTVQVTASYQGANADVVMNSVIVPLEEQINGVENMTYMTSTASNDGTANVTVYFKLGTNPDLAAVNVQNRVSKATPLLPAEVTKAGVTTAKQQSSMVMVFAISSANKSYDETFLQNYANINLLPQLKRINGVGDASVFGQQDYSMRIWLKPDVMATYGLVPDDVNAALAEQNIEAAPGKIGENSNQSFQYVLKYKGRLKTPAEFENIVIKSGTNSQLLRLKDIARVELGSLSYSSNSTTNGEPSIAVAVYQTAGSNAHEMIKECEKTIENASKSFPPGVKAIPIFSANEFLDVSIEKVVHTLIEAFILVFIVVFVFLQDFRSTLIPAIAVPVAIVGTFFFLQVFGFTINLLTLFALVLAIGIVVDDAIVVVEAVHAKLDHGAKSAKKATIDAMNEISSAIISITLVMAAVFIPVSFITGSTGVFYKQFGLTLAISILISAVNALTLSPALCALLLKPHQEGEHKSGFLQRFYGAFNTGFDAMTAKYKRSVSFLSVKKWIAIVGIAAFGTLFWFLLKTTPSAFVPNEDQGFIIGDISLPPASSLERTTQVVDQVASMVRSLPEVESATRIAGQGILSGAGGSYGVVFIKLKPWDQRKGKGHDVNAVTGKMFGMTAGIKAARILFLVPPSLQGFGNSSGFEFQLQDKTGGDISKFVEVNGKFLAALNQRPEIQYATTFFNTNFPQYQVDVNVAKCKDANVPVSSVLSTLQGYYGGLYASNFNEFGKQYRVMIQADAIYRGTTESLNNIYVRTNDGTMAPISEFITLKKVYGPESIKRFNLFTSISITGAPKPGYSSGDAIKAIQEVAAKNLPAGYGYEFSGLTREELASGSQTIFIFLLCLVFVYFLLSAQYESYILPFAVLLSLPIGLAGAFVFAKIFGVENNIYLQITLIMLIGLLAKNAILVVEFAVMRRRSGLSITQSAIDGAVARLRPILMTSFAFIFGLVPLMLASGAGAEGNRSIGTGAVGGMLIGTIFGLFVIPVLYIIFQSLQERIGKKPVVAAGETEEAEELE; this comes from the coding sequence ATGCTACGTAAATTTATTGAAAGGCCGGTTTTATCTACTGTAATATCGGTCATCATCGTCATACTGGGTATATTGGGATTAACATCCCTCCCAATTTCCGAATATCCTGAGATTGCCCCACCTACCGTACAGGTAACTGCATCTTACCAGGGTGCCAACGCCGACGTGGTGATGAACAGTGTAATTGTACCGCTGGAAGAACAGATCAATGGTGTGGAGAACATGACCTATATGACCTCTACTGCCAGTAACGACGGTACAGCCAACGTCACTGTTTACTTTAAGTTAGGCACCAACCCCGATCTTGCTGCGGTAAACGTACAGAATAGGGTATCAAAGGCAACTCCCCTGCTTCCGGCCGAAGTAACCAAAGCAGGTGTAACTACTGCCAAGCAACAAAGCAGTATGGTAATGGTATTTGCCATCTCAAGCGCCAACAAATCATACGACGAAACCTTTTTGCAAAACTATGCGAACATCAACCTGTTGCCGCAGTTGAAACGTATCAACGGTGTAGGTGATGCCAGCGTATTTGGCCAGCAGGACTATTCGATGCGGATCTGGTTAAAACCTGATGTAATGGCCACTTACGGCTTGGTGCCGGATGATGTTAACGCTGCCCTTGCAGAACAAAATATTGAGGCTGCACCGGGTAAAATCGGCGAAAACAGCAACCAGTCATTCCAATACGTACTGAAATACAAAGGCCGTTTAAAAACGCCTGCCGAGTTTGAAAACATTGTGATCAAATCGGGCACTAACAGCCAGTTACTTCGCTTAAAAGACATAGCGCGTGTAGAACTTGGCTCATTAAGCTATTCAAGTAATTCTACTACCAACGGCGAGCCATCTATCGCAGTTGCCGTTTACCAGACTGCCGGTTCAAACGCGCACGAAATGATTAAGGAGTGCGAGAAAACTATTGAGAATGCATCAAAAAGTTTTCCTCCGGGTGTAAAAGCTATTCCGATCTTCAGCGCGAATGAGTTCCTTGATGTTTCGATAGAAAAAGTAGTACACACATTAATCGAGGCATTTATCCTAGTGTTCATCGTCGTGTTTGTATTCCTTCAGGATTTCCGCTCCACATTAATCCCTGCCATAGCGGTACCGGTGGCTATTGTGGGTACCTTCTTCTTTTTACAAGTATTTGGCTTTACCATCAACCTGTTAACCCTGTTTGCATTGGTACTGGCAATTGGTATTGTGGTGGATGACGCCATTGTGGTGGTCGAGGCCGTCCATGCCAAACTGGATCATGGCGCTAAGTCGGCCAAAAAAGCTACGATAGATGCCATGAACGAGATCAGCAGCGCGATTATCTCTATTACCCTTGTAATGGCTGCGGTATTTATCCCGGTATCATTTATTACAGGTTCAACCGGGGTATTTTACAAGCAATTTGGTTTAACACTGGCTATATCCATCCTTATCTCGGCAGTAAACGCGTTAACACTAAGCCCTGCGCTTTGTGCATTGCTGTTGAAACCACACCAGGAAGGCGAGCATAAATCAGGCTTTTTGCAACGCTTTTATGGTGCGTTCAACACCGGCTTTGATGCTATGACAGCCAAATACAAACGCTCTGTCAGCTTCCTTTCTGTTAAAAAATGGATTGCCATTGTGGGTATTGCTGCGTTTGGTACATTATTCTGGTTTTTATTAAAGACAACACCAAGTGCGTTTGTGCCTAACGAAGATCAGGGCTTCATCATTGGTGACATTTCACTGCCTCCGGCTTCATCACTTGAACGGACAACGCAGGTAGTTGACCAGGTGGCCAGCATGGTGCGTTCCCTACCCGAAGTAGAATCGGCCACACGTATTGCAGGCCAGGGTATTTTGAGCGGCGCCGGTGGTTCGTACGGTGTGGTATTTATTAAGTTGAAACCCTGGGATCAGCGTAAAGGTAAAGGCCATGATGTTAATGCCGTTACAGGCAAAATGTTCGGCATGACTGCCGGCATCAAAGCAGCCCGTATCCTGTTCCTGGTACCGCCATCATTACAGGGCTTTGGTAACAGCAGTGGTTTCGAGTTCCAATTGCAGGATAAAACCGGCGGTGATATCTCTAAGTTTGTTGAAGTAAATGGCAAGTTCCTGGCGGCATTAAATCAACGCCCTGAAATTCAGTACGCTACTACCTTCTTCAATACCAATTTCCCGCAATACCAAGTAGATGTAAACGTGGCTAAATGTAAAGATGCCAACGTCCCCGTTAGCTCGGTATTAAGTACGTTGCAAGGTTATTATGGTGGTTTGTATGCTTCTAACTTTAACGAGTTTGGCAAGCAATACCGTGTAATGATACAAGCAGATGCTATTTACCGTGGTACAACAGAAAGCCTGAACAATATTTATGTACGCACCAACGATGGCACCATGGCTCCTATTTCTGAGTTTATTACTTTGAAAAAAGTTTACGGACCAGAATCTATCAAACGTTTTAACCTTTTCACATCCATTTCTATTACAGGTGCGCCAAAGCCGGGTTACAGTTCAGGAGATGCGATAAAGGCCATACAGGAAGTAGCCGCTAAAAACTTACCTGCCGGTTATGGTTACGAATTTTCGGGCCTTACCCGCGAGGAGTTAGCCAGCGGCAGCCAAACAATCTTCATATTCTTATTGTGCCTGGTGTTTGTTTATTTCTTGTTAAGTGCGCAATACGAAAGTTACATCCTGCCTTTTGCCGTATTATTATCACTACCTATCGGGTTGGCCGGTGCATTTGTTTTTGCAAAAATATTTGGAGTAGAAAACAACATCTATCTGCAAATTACCCTCATCATGCTCATCGGCTTATTGGCTAAAAATGCTATCCTGGTAGTGGAGTTTGCTGTAATGCGCCGCAGAAGCGGGTTAAGCATTACCCAGTCGGCAATTGATGGTGCAGTAGCCCGTTTACGACCAATCCTCATGACTTCGTTTGCATTTATTTTCGGTCTGGTGCCGTTAATGCTGGCATCGGGTGCAGGCGCCGAGGGTAACCGCTCTATTGGTACGGGCGCAGTGGGTGGTATGCTTATCGGTACAATATTCGGATTGTTTGTAATTCCGGTATTATACATCATTTTCCAGTCCTTGCAAGAACGTATCGGCAAAAAGCCGGTTGTGGCGGCAGGCGAAACAGAAGAAGCCGAAGAGTTAGAATAA
- the mgtA gene encoding magnesium-translocating P-type ATPase — protein MTLNDIKVKISNQQSSAGLDALAAKKLRDASANDQSGLFDLLQTNEGGLHADEIGGKLRLFGLNEIAHEKAPAWYVQLFKAFLNPFIAVLIILAAVSFITDVLMAAPADRSYKTVIVVVVMVSLSSLLRFWQEFTSNKAAETLKSMVKTTATVIRQSDGKAEIDLKALVPGDIIHLSAGDMIPADCRIIHSKDLFVSQAMLTGESLPVEKRESVVSDKAISLLDLENICFMGTNVISGAATAVVVNTGSQTYFGSIGKAITGKRAETSFDKGVNKVSWLLIRFMVVMVPLVFVVNGFTKGNWFEALLFGISVAVGLTPEMLPMIVTANLAKGARNMSKRKVIVKRLNAIQNIGAMNILCTDKTGTLTMDKIVLERHLNVFGAEDNEVMKWAYLNSYYQTGLKNLLDIAVLEHADEHACFTQGEHYQKIDEIPFDFQRRRMSVVLEEDNGRHLLICKGAVEEMLELCTHAFDPGKDNQLQIHSDAVIPMDANMRKTVLNTTRKLNEEGLRVLLIAVKETDKRPVTYTVADESNLILTGFIGFLDPAKPSTKPAIESLHNLGVEIKVLTGDNEIVAKKICKDVGIPVQNILLGTEIEHLEDDELKIRLNATSILAKLSPVQKSRIVKLLQEQGNTVGFMGDGINDAAALRDADVGISVDTAVDIAKESADIILLEKDLMVLRKGVIYGRRTFGNIIKYIKMTASSNYGNMFSMLGASALFPFLPMLPIQLLVQNLLYDISQISIPWDSMDQEFIEKPQKWDARGISKFMLYIGPISSIFDYAMFAVMYFVFKANSPEHQSLFQSGWFIEGLLSQTLIVHMIRTRKIPFIQSWAAAPVLALTLLIMLIGIALPFSPLAPALSLQPLPLSYFPWLIGILISYCVLTQLIKSWFIKKFNQWL, from the coding sequence ATGACTCTTAACGATATAAAGGTAAAGATCAGCAACCAGCAATCTTCAGCAGGCCTCGATGCCCTTGCGGCTAAAAAATTGCGCGATGCTTCTGCGAACGATCAAAGCGGATTATTTGACCTGCTGCAAACAAACGAAGGCGGTTTGCATGCCGATGAAATAGGCGGTAAGCTGCGCTTGTTCGGACTTAACGAAATAGCGCACGAAAAGGCGCCAGCCTGGTACGTGCAGCTTTTTAAAGCTTTCCTTAATCCGTTTATTGCTGTACTGATCATATTGGCGGCAGTTTCTTTTATTACAGATGTATTGATGGCAGCCCCTGCCGACCGCAGTTACAAAACCGTAATTGTTGTTGTGGTGATGGTAAGCCTAAGCTCGCTGCTGCGTTTCTGGCAGGAGTTTACAAGCAACAAAGCGGCCGAAACATTGAAAAGCATGGTGAAAACCACGGCAACAGTGATAAGGCAGTCAGACGGCAAAGCTGAAATAGATTTAAAAGCATTGGTGCCTGGTGATATTATTCACCTTAGCGCCGGAGATATGATCCCGGCAGACTGCCGGATTATACACTCAAAAGACCTGTTTGTAAGCCAGGCCATGCTTACAGGCGAATCGCTGCCGGTGGAGAAGAGGGAAAGCGTGGTCAGCGATAAAGCAATAAGCCTGCTCGACCTGGAAAACATTTGCTTTATGGGTACCAATGTAATCAGCGGCGCAGCAACGGCTGTAGTTGTAAATACAGGTAGCCAAACCTATTTTGGTAGTATCGGAAAAGCTATTACTGGCAAGCGGGCTGAAACCAGTTTTGATAAAGGGGTAAATAAAGTTAGCTGGCTGCTCATCCGGTTCATGGTGGTCATGGTACCATTGGTATTTGTTGTTAACGGCTTTACTAAAGGTAATTGGTTTGAAGCCCTGTTGTTTGGTATTTCTGTAGCCGTAGGCTTAACTCCTGAGATGCTGCCCATGATAGTTACCGCCAACCTGGCTAAAGGTGCACGGAATATGAGCAAGCGCAAGGTGATCGTTAAGCGGTTAAACGCCATACAGAATATTGGTGCCATGAATATTTTGTGTACCGATAAAACCGGTACCCTTACTATGGACAAAATTGTGCTCGAAAGGCATTTAAATGTTTTCGGCGCTGAAGATAACGAGGTAATGAAATGGGCTTACCTTAACAGTTATTATCAAACCGGCTTAAAAAACCTGCTGGATATCGCGGTTTTAGAACATGCAGATGAGCACGCATGCTTTACCCAAGGTGAACACTATCAGAAAATAGACGAAATACCTTTTGATTTTCAGCGCCGCCGTATGTCGGTTGTTTTGGAGGAAGATAATGGCCGGCATCTGCTGATCTGTAAGGGCGCTGTTGAAGAGATGCTGGAATTATGTACCCATGCCTTTGACCCCGGTAAGGATAACCAATTGCAAATCCATAGTGATGCGGTTATCCCAATGGATGCAAATATGCGCAAAACAGTGCTTAACACCACCCGCAAGCTAAATGAAGAAGGACTGCGTGTGCTGCTTATTGCTGTAAAGGAAACGGATAAACGCCCGGTTACCTACACCGTGGCTGATGAAAGTAATTTAATCCTCACCGGTTTTATTGGTTTTCTTGATCCAGCCAAACCATCTACTAAACCTGCTATAGAAAGCCTGCATAATTTGGGCGTAGAGATTAAAGTACTTACAGGAGATAACGAGATAGTTGCTAAAAAGATATGTAAGGATGTAGGGATCCCTGTGCAAAATATATTGCTGGGTACCGAGATAGAGCATCTTGAGGATGATGAATTGAAAATCAGGCTGAATGCTACCAGTATTCTGGCTAAACTAAGTCCTGTTCAAAAGTCGCGCATTGTTAAGCTTTTGCAAGAGCAGGGAAACACGGTAGGGTTTATGGGCGATGGTATTAATGATGCAGCGGCACTGCGTGATGCAGATGTGGGTATCTCAGTTGATACTGCTGTAGATATTGCCAAAGAGAGTGCGGATATCATTCTGCTCGAAAAAGATCTAATGGTACTGCGCAAGGGGGTTATTTATGGGCGGCGCACTTTTGGTAATATCATCAAATATATCAAAATGACAGCCAGCAGTAATTACGGCAATATGTTCAGTATGCTGGGGGCAAGTGCCTTATTCCCGTTTTTGCCTATGCTGCCTATACAGCTGTTGGTGCAAAACCTGCTTTACGATATTTCGCAAATATCCATCCCGTGGGACAGTATGGACCAGGAGTTTATTGAGAAGCCGCAAAAATGGGATGCCAGGGGGATTAGCAAATTTATGCTTTATATAGGGCCAATCAGTTCAATATTTGATTATGCCATGTTTGCTGTAATGTACTTTGTGTTTAAAGCAAACTCTCCCGAGCATCAAAGCCTGTTCCAGAGCGGCTGGTTTATAGAAGGCCTGCTGTCTCAAACCTTGATCGTACACATGATCCGTACCCGTAAAATACCTTTTATACAAAGTTGGGCTGCGGCACCTGTACTGGCGCTTACCTTGTTAATTATGCTAATTGGTATCGCTTTACCTTTCTCACCACTGGCGCCTGCGTTAAGCTTGCAGCCTCTGCCTTTAAGCTATTTCCCGTGGTTAATAGGTATCCTGATTAGCTACTGTGTACTTACCCAGTTAATTAAATCGTGGTTCATTAAAAAGTTTAACCAATGGCTATAA
- a CDS encoding WG repeat-containing protein, with the protein MRYLKPFITILLINLIANSLIAQSNQTWYSYYDAHKELIGYKDAQGHIKISARFTQFTQAKVFKSIIAVTEQDNQHAYYLLKNGKHVGKDSLYVWDFTYDCEQEGKIRFRDPKTDKVGFFGTNGKVVVPANYNDARPFYNNIAVVLYKGKRKCMDGSQFDPKHPCEHWYWDGITGLIDDKGNLIADHIDFDKLNTINWYSLKKSNVPADTNLYVSIKANDGSYYTFVDYEKEFKTWFYDRYLKDQSANNLFNIICVEGLWKNEIRKFVDKKNFSKNYDKALSRKLQNIMSGKVETQIMSESLNNFIYTQSQFKPYYTDSGEGNAARYPLFNVVTTNHSGKNGNSYQETLSFLRTANGYKLIAVTWKNLL; encoded by the coding sequence ATGCGTTACCTGAAACCCTTCATAACAATATTACTGATCAACCTAATTGCAAACTCCCTTATTGCGCAAAGTAACCAAACCTGGTACAGCTATTATGACGCGCATAAGGAATTAATCGGCTATAAAGATGCGCAGGGCCACATCAAAATTTCGGCACGGTTTACACAGTTTACACAAGCAAAGGTGTTTAAAAGCATTATTGCTGTAACTGAACAGGATAACCAACACGCCTATTACCTGCTCAAAAATGGAAAGCATGTTGGTAAAGACAGTTTGTATGTATGGGATTTCACCTACGATTGCGAACAGGAAGGCAAGATCAGGTTTCGCGATCCTAAAACTGATAAAGTAGGTTTCTTTGGCACAAACGGCAAGGTAGTTGTTCCTGCAAATTATAATGATGCACGTCCTTTTTATAATAATATAGCCGTAGTATTATACAAAGGTAAACGTAAGTGTATGGATGGCAGCCAATTTGATCCTAAGCACCCCTGCGAACATTGGTATTGGGATGGCATTACAGGCCTTATAGACGATAAAGGCAACCTGATAGCTGACCATATTGACTTTGACAAGCTGAACACTATCAACTGGTATTCACTTAAAAAAAGCAATGTGCCTGCCGATACTAACTTGTATGTTTCTATAAAAGCCAATGACGGCAGCTATTACACCTTTGTTGATTACGAAAAGGAATTTAAAACATGGTTTTATGACAGGTATTTAAAAGACCAATCAGCCAATAACCTGTTTAATATTATTTGTGTAGAAGGTTTATGGAAAAATGAGATCAGAAAATTTGTCGACAAAAAAAATTTTAGTAAGAACTATGATAAAGCGTTGAGCAGGAAATTACAAAATATTATGTCTGGCAAAGTTGAAACGCAGATAATGAGTGAGAGCCTTAACAACTTTATTTATACGCAAAGCCAGTTTAAGCCCTATTATACCGATAGCGGTGAAGGTAACGCCGCCAGGTATCCGTTATTTAATGTAGTTACAACAAACCACAGCGGCAAAAATGGGAACAGCTATCAGGAAACACTTTCATTTTTACGCACAGCCAATGGCTACAAACTTATAGCTGTGACCTGGAAAAATTTGCTATAG